The Streptomyces sp. NBC_01255 genome window below encodes:
- a CDS encoding helix-turn-helix transcriptional regulator, giving the protein MTDSRLWSYKDIAAHIRVQPDTVRSYRKHGLLPAPDQVESGKPYWYPDTIRAWVASRPGNRARRD; this is encoded by the coding sequence ATGACGGACAGCAGGCTCTGGTCGTACAAGGACATCGCCGCGCACATCCGCGTCCAGCCGGACACGGTCCGCTCCTACCGGAAGCACGGCCTCCTGCCGGCGCCCGACCAGGTCGAGTCGGGCAAGCCGTACTGGTACCCGGACACGATCCGCGCCTGGGTCGCCAGCCGCCCCGGCAACCGGGCCCGCCGCGACTGA